A segment of the Lycium barbarum isolate Lr01 chromosome 7, ASM1917538v2, whole genome shotgun sequence genome:
GTTCTGCAAATTTTCGAAAAAAAGAAACATATTATTTTGGTGAATTAGCTAAAACAATGGCTTACTTCGGTCAAAAATTGTAGTAAATAGAGAATGAGATGGCAAAAATATCCAAAAGAAAACAGCATTTACATTTGGTAGAAGGAATATTGTTCCACAAAAATTGCCGTGAATTCATAAAACACACTTTCAATTGACCTTCAAAATGATGACAAAAGACGTACTCTAAGTAGAAAACAAAAATAGTACTAGTAGACTATTTGCGGATCACAGTTAGTCCTTTACATCTGTGACCCCTTCAACAGCAATTTGAAATCTTGCTTCAGCTTCAGCTAAGCATGGCGAACTGACTACTTTACAAATCCGCTCCTCCGCTCTACCCTTCCTCAGAGCTAGTCTGTCAATAGTTGGAAACAAAATAAGTAAAATTTCAGCTACCATGCTAATTTGCAAGAAGAGGTAGTTGCATTATTATGCATACCTCGTTGTAGAAGCATGTGCCATGATGTTGCCACCAATAGGTTTTATTTGAGGCCCGGCAAATACAGCAGAACCATCCACTTGAGCGACGACTTGGTTAGTGATAACAACAGCAACACCGAACTGCAAGCGTAAAAGTAAAGCATTGACAGAAAAAGTCAAGAACCCTAATATAGTTCTGAAACATTAAACACCACCAAAAAGAGGGACAAGCTAAACTACCTCATCTGCTAGCTTCTGAAGGCTTCTCAAAAACTTTGCAAGATGCATCTGCCTGGCAGACAACTCTCCTCTCCCAGAGAAATCAGTCCTATAAAGGGCAGTAGCACTGTCCACAATCATAAGGGCAAACCTGCTTGATCAAAACAGGTTCGGAAGTTAGCTCCTAAAGAGGTCTATTTTATACTTAATGAGATGAACTCAAATAACTGACGAAGCCACAACTTCACGGATTTACACCATACACGTAGTCTCATAGAGGCATAAAGTACACATGATATTCAGGAagcaaatttttttttatcactgTTATTAACTTCACATCTTGAGTTAATTCTAGAACAtttcaaaaagtttttttttttctgaagaaAAAGGTATGCAGACACTTCCAACAGATATTATCAGTGGATTATTGTTAAGAGACCAAACAGATGAATCCAAACACGCATTAGATGTAAGATGGACATCCATAATCAAACTAATTGAGACAGCCAGAGAgtagaaagagagaaaaaaaaatgacaagagCAATGGAATTTGGAGAAAAGTTTACTTTGCAGAATAGCAAAACCAAGAGGAAGCTATCAACTACAACAAGAACTACTATGCCACAATCTGAAGCAAAAGGGCAAGCGTATTTTACATTCTTCATGGAGAGCTTGAAAGTAGCAACTAAGCAAGCCCTATAAATATATCAAGATAAAATTTAACCTGGTCTCCACCATCATTGAAGCTGCTTCCAGCAAAAGCCTTGATTGATGATCAGTATTATAAGCTCGAGCATAGGCTACATTCTCCAGAACATCAGGACCATTCAATCCAAACCTGCAGCACTTAACACCACCCATGATAAGAGGTTTGAACTTTATAATACAAGAAAAAGTGTGAGTTAAGATTACAAGTAGAAGACCTGTCTGCAATTTGTAGAAGTCTTTGTGGCCTGAAAGTACCTTCGGCATCAATGTACATAGCTTTCCCTTCACCACCTCCCTGATCTAATGGAAGCTGAGATACAGATAAAGAACGAATATTGTTACAAATTACAATTGTAGCACCTTATTTATgggattttttttattaaaaaacatTGTCTAGGTCATCATACTTGACAAGTGACACATAGTGTATGACACAGCTGAGTCTTTCCACACCGGAACTCCCCGTAAATTTCTGTAATGGATCCAGTTTCGATTCCTCCTAGCAAATGAGAAAAAAAGGATGAGGTTGTGAATTGTGATGCCAGATCAAATTCCGGTTCGAGAAGTTCACAAAATAAATGGGTGCCTAGCCTACCTTCCAATATCTTGTCAAGTTCTTTTGACCCAGAAGTTATCTGTATGATTTCAAGCCTCTGCGCATGGAGTTGGCTGGCACTAGTGAATCCCAAAGGCACTAATTTTGACGCTGTTCATATGCAGCATTGAAAAAGGTTTAGTAGTAATTGCTTATAAAAAATTGCAGAAATGGATGGAAAAAGAAGGTAAGGAAAAGCGCATCACTCCTGGCAATGGCAGTTGAAAGAAGAGAGACATGCCTGCCTCAATGATCTTGTCAACTTTAGCTTCACTAATTCCTTTTATATGCAGAAGCTCCTTTCTTGGAGCATAAACAACAGATTCAACTGTGCATAGACCAGCATCCTTGAGCTTTTTCACATCTAGGGCCGCGATCCCTGATGCCTTCAGGACAAAACAGATATATGCCTCAATACTTATTGGACCATTTCCtttttaagttggaaaaacttaCAGGGTATCATTCAACAGAAACAACTATACTAAAAGCTAGAATGGAAAAAGATAGGCAAAGATCACCTCTTAAATATTAACAATtccgagaaaaaaaaaaaataggaatagTCCTGCTTTTATGTAATACCAGAAAGCGAAAAATCCTCAAGATTTATTGTTTCACTTTATGTAAATCTTTATAAAACCTGCAGTATTAACAATTTCTGATAAGTACCTATCCGAATTACTGTAAATAACATCACTCAAGAATCAAAATTCTTCAAAAGAAGATCTAAACTAGTATAATCTTGCAAGGAGCAAAGCTGAAAAGTGTCATGACGTCTCCGCAAGCAGATTTTCATGGTGCCCTTAATTCTGTACACTCTGATTGTAATCTGCAAGCTGGGTCTGATCTTGGATCTTAGACTGTGCTTCTTAAGAAAACTGATTATAATTACTAACAACAAAAAGATTGGAACAaacatttcttttctttttctttaattgATGACCGAGATATACGTTTAGAGCCAAGCGCAACATGTGAAACTTGGAAATGATGGGCCACCCCTCTattcttctccacttaaatatgtACTAGACTTAGGATTGGGGCAGGGCTCCAACAGAACATCACACAAAGGATACAAAGAAAGCTGAGGATATCTAAATTTAGCTTCAAAACTGAGGCACTGTCTTAAATAAAAGACAGGTAGAAACAACTGTAGAAGTATCAACTTAAAATAATCCACAAGAAAACTACTGAAAGCAAACCCATTTCAAGATACCAAAAGAAAGGGCTTTCTCGGACATTATACAAAACCCCCCAAAATAACTCATTTCCCTAGGCGTGAAAAGAACCGGGTCAGATTAGATTCATCCCTAAAGGGGTGGAAAAAAGCACAATTTAAAGCTTCAAGATCAGACCCAGCTACACATTGAATCTGAAGGCATAAACAATCATTAATTATCATAAGAACGACTAACCCCAATTAAGTAAAACAAAGATTCAAGCcactttatatatataaaaagggtTTATAACACAAGTTAGAAGAGAAAACCTCCGGGTTAAGAAATGACAACCCAAAGAACAAGAAAATCAAGATTCTTCCTTATTCATTTCCCTAGGTGCAAAAAAAATGTTTCGCGAAATTCAGCCACAGAGAAGCACAATTTAAGATTCAAGATCAGACCCAACTACTTATTGAATGTGAAGTCATACACAATTATCATAAGAATGAGTAACCCCAATTGAGTAAAATAAAGATTCAAGCGACTGTATACATATAATAGAAGGGTCGACTACAAGTAGAACAACAATATATACAGTGAAATCCCACTAGTGGGATAGAGAGCCTGTTCCTGAtagaccctcggcacaaggaAAATGGGTTAGGAAATGACacccaaaagaagaagaaaatcaagaTCTTGGCTCAGAGAAATAGGAAAATGTGTagaggaaaaaaaacaaaaacattaGCGTATCACAAGAATGACGTAAAACAAACCCATCACTTGGCGATTCTtcctaattcaagaaaacccatttgaCGCACAAGATTCCAAGAATTCAGAAACTGGGGTTTTCTCGAACATTACACAAAAAAGAGGCAATAGCCATGAATACAAGGGGAAATTGTGGGGACCTGAAGTTGCTCAACAGGGAAAGGACCATGGTGGACATCATCGAGATCTTCATTCTGTTCTTGTAGCATCGACTTCTGATTCCTGTGTTGCTGTTCCATTCCTATTTTCCTTTGTGTTGAAAGAGTGGAGGCAAATTGGGGGGAAGAAAGGAAATATTTCAAAAGGCGTGCTGAACCGCCAAATTATACTAAAAGGCCGAAGCTTGCCTCACAAGCTGTGCTGTGTGAGTGGGATGAAACCGCATTTGCCCTTCTATACTACCAGATTTTACCCCGCCTACCCTCCTATCTCTAAATAAATATTCTAAGTAAATAAATTTATTTGTCTCGTTTTGACTTGACACGTAGTTTAAGCAAGTATGCAAGATTTTTCGATCTTGTGGTCTTAGACTAAggatatacataatgtatcaaaatGACTCTTTAATTTTGTGGTTTTAAACATGTCACGTGGAAAGTTGAAATTATACAATTgctaaaaaggaaagagacattctttGTTAAACGGCTAAAACGAAAAGTAAaagaaacaaattgaaacggagagagtgATATTGTACATAATCTCGTCATAATTGAACTTATAATGATGGTGTTCGAACTTACACCTTAACTATACTATCAAGCCCAAagacaaaatttcaatttttgaacGTCACCATTCTCTTTTAGGCTGCGAGTttactttttattattattattattattattattattattatatatataaacatcgcTAGGAGCTCTCCACTTTGCTCCGATTGGAACTCACACTTGAGGGTTGGAGGTATGGGTTATTTACCACTTGAGTAACACTCTCTTATTTCCCAAGCTTACTTTCTTCCCCTTCTTGGGCTCGTTTCTTTATTAATCGTTAATTTACCCTCGGTTTGAatatttcattattttttatAAAGATACGCctaatctcccccccccccccccccccctttttccttttttcctttttgcctttttctcttctatttcttaATTAGTTTTTATGTAACTTTTTCTCCCTCCAATAGCTGAGTTAAAGTTACTCTCACAGAATATTGAAAATTGTTAGTACTAAACTTGAAATAAAACGAAAAAATATCTAAAGAAATTCAAATATAAATTAGATTTAATCAAGcaaataatatataaaattatCAATATCTTTTTTGCAAAGTATTAATTGATTATATCACTTTCATGGCTTTTCTTTTTGAGAAATTACAGGTCAATGCTGTTTCGGCATCTAGTTAACCATTTTTGGCCCAATTGTTGTTTCATTACTTGGTTAGCCCGCTTCGTACATATCATCAACCATAATCTCCCTTCAGCCACTTTCtctccttcgtctctctctctctctctctctctctctctctctctctctctatctcttctCTCcttcgtcttttttttttctctcctttttctttGTCATCATAAGACCAATTCTCTCTATATTTTTTCCTGTTGCTGGACAGAATTCTTAGCTAGCGTTTAAATCTTGTATCTACTTGGGGTTTTTTCTTTAATATTGGAAGACACCTTAGATATTGGGGCCTTCATCTCTGTTTCTTTTTGACAGGTGATTGTTAATTTGTAACACTTAAGCTAATAAAACAATAAATAAAAGGAATAAAAGAGAAATTGAAATTCGATTCAAGATAATCAGCAAAACCCCAGTACAAAAGTACAAAAGACCTAGATATTTTAAAGTACCATGTCCAACTAACAGAGACAAAAAAGGAAATAAACAGACCTctcttgttacaccttggaactttgggttgctgagcggagaagggactaacgtaagttaaggtgagcatgatgtccctacaagtgaGAAGGGGtaataataattctaattaagattccaaagaagttaaaggcaagggagaaaagttcgttaaatgaaactccaccgcagttctgcgaaaggggggttcgacggtcgttctttgaaccgtcgaacgagtcgacgccccgtcgattgtGCCATAAAATTTGGCTGGAGCGAAGACCCTTCGAAGAAcaggtcgacgcttcgtcgatcagttcgacgaaccgtccttctcaccgtcgaatggaaggaaatgacagattgctcactggaaatttaacgacttcgatgcctagatcgacgctccgtcgatccaatcgacgctccgtcgatcgcaccgtacatctcggtcgggactgatttcataaATTTATATAAGACctctccctcattttatttcatttcatctcccactctcttctctctaagacctctctagaaccttctccaccattcatccacaagaaatcaaaggaaaaccatggtcaactacaccaaatacatgaaatcaagtttatgaaacccattaaaagttcatctaggccaagaaaactcaagaagagtgagttagggttttggtgcaagaagagaagttccactcaaaggttgttcatccatcatctaaggtaagttttatgacccttttatatggtttgagtggttgaaagttgaaacacttgaattgtggaaagacatagaaatggggtcatgaatgtgggaatagtgtcattgttgaatagtgatcgGAATGAATtttgaatgttggtgtgttgtgatcgtgaatatgttataagtgacacttagaccatggaataagtattatatatgagaaaacgcgataacgagttataatcaaaattgtggagaaatcaaagagaattggtgaattgtgggaatcgtaggtaaatgatgattgttgttgctatattgtgaatgctgatattaatgtttgggagttgatatagaatgtgggaaaggtagtataaacaaaggaagtgctgcccaattttccctagaaatagtgaaatgtccctatagccgagtaactaatgtcaatGCGATTCCTTTTGCAGGTAGGAAAGTGGGCACCAAGGGAaatcaagcgaacgatagattagtcaaGAAatttaaggtatgtgaggctagtcctatccttctaatggcatgaatcctacaatatgtttttctttcttctccatgaatctcttaagttccgaaaagatgcgagctgatatccctaattagctacacaaggtaatgagttaaagtatagaagttctagaagtccatgatatgatgtcattattgcttacactcacctcatatactattcccttcaaggtgaggcaggatgttaatgagtgctccataaggaaatcgggggatcacgaccttacgtcaccccgatgaagCATAATTGTCCTTAAGTTTCTATGCATGCACTGTGATGAGCATATTATACTGAtggtataacaccgcgcctatttggccgggcagtcaccgctaaggcgggcagctatacaccatggccaaatggcatgggcagacaccactagtgggcggcagaaGATGATACCcccgacgcgggaggcctggacacaggctaatgattatcacaccgatccgatatggacgggcagtttacatATTTATGCatagatgatatgatgatgagtatgagtaagccagcatgcatcacccCCTTTtccatttgacagtcagatacagatgttccttattgatgcttcatttacttcattgatgtgatattattgtttatgcctctcatactcagtacaatgttcgtactgacgtccattttctttggacgctgtgttcatgcccacaggtagacagggaggtgatcttgctccagactcgtaggagctgttagctgcttgagagcactccattgttccgaaggtgcttatggttatcctttttgtgtacatgtatgttttgggcacgacggggtcctgtctcgtccatatgtctagtactctagtagaggctcgtagatacgcagtgtgggtaaaacggtctcacgaggttgctaccatgcatatatatatatatatatatatatatatatatatactatttcaatgaccaaaaggcttgtgcatataaaagtatttatatcttcgaatgaaagatgattttcttataacttgagtatgattttgataaaaggacgtttaatgagtatgataagcagtacaatgaggggtgctcggtggctcgccccgggtactcgtcgcggcccctggtcgggtcgtgacaaaagtggtatcagagcagttcagtcctaggaagtgtctacgagccgtgtctagtagagtcttgtttatggtgtgttgcgcgccacgctaataaacaagaggctacagggcatttaggaaaatgaccatctttctttcttatgagatcgtgcgatagagccgtgtataagattttaccctccctaatagtgtgttgtgatttcagaaatgccgccaaagggaaaagctacagtcgcccagaaTGGCAAGACCACGACAAACAGGCGAGTagtaagagagccgccaacggatatagaagaaggcgaatcgcataatgaggccttatctaacacttcctccaccccgcctaatgtggaagaacaaagaggagctccagctccaatccctccacctgttgcttcgggttaacaaatgaccgaggccatatatctattgacacagttggttgccgctcaggcacagtgacaaaatacgggcccaagtgatcgatcagccagtaccaaagcccgtgattttatgagtctaaatcctccggagtttttcgggtcaaagctggatgaagacccgcaaggtttcattgatgagatgttgagaacgttgaggattgtccatgcctccgaaactgaatccgtggagttgacatcttatcaactccgggatgtggcagtcttatggtataataactgggtcttatcaagaggagagaatgcgcctcctccggtttggcaagaattcgttgatgccttcatccgccattatttgccacccgaggtccgccgagctagagcgaacagatttctaaatttgaagcaagggaatatgagtgcccggtagtatagcctgcaatttaattccttggctaggtatgccccgactatggtggccgatataggagatagggtgcacaggtttgtgagtggcttggggccacatttgttcaaggactgtttgacggcttcgctacaagaagggatggatatttcccgaatacaagcccatgcccagaacttagagggacgataACCACTgccaagaggtgatcgtgatattgatagaagacaaagtaagagggccatatctatgggggcaggtagtgattatagagggggatcgaggcagacttattcccaacattcaggccattcggtgactagtgcacctcctcgattcacgggtaggagacttgatcgctcctttcattcaggatcgggtcagagttcgagggtctcggattctcagttcagggaagattacagtcagaggagaccctcagtgccgcgatgcagccagtgtagtagactacattccggacagtgtcgccaaggtttggatgcttgctatacctgtggccaggttgggcatatgatgcgagactgCCCGTCAACGAGTGGTAGAgtggggattcagcccacaggatcagcagccggCTCCTCTTcaatgcgcccgatagggcagacccCTCAGATCCCAGCGGGCTGAGGTAGATGCCGAGGGGGattatctacttcaggtgccactcagccccgtatgtatgctttagccgggcgacaagatcttgagtcctcccccgatgtggttacaggtacattatgcatattttcctatgatgtatatgccttgatagatccaggttctactttttcctatattaccccgtatgttgttgattgcattggggtgaaacctgagccaatcaaacattttgaggtatctactccggttggtgatcccgtgatagctcgacaagtgtataaaaattgcgtgatagtgatatgtgatcgccaaactaaagctgatttagttaagCTTGAAATGTTAGAATTCAATGTGATTATgagtatggactggttggcctcatgctatgctaatgttgattgtcggatgaaagtagttcgatttcaatttccgggagaacctgtgcttgaatggaagggttatacagcgtctccaagaggtaggtttatttcctatctcaaggcaagaaagatgatatccAAAGGTTACATGTATCATCTAGTTCAAGTTCAGGAtatcgaagcaaagtcgccagctttccaatatgttccggtagtaaatgaatttccggatgtattcctagatgaacttccaggacttcctccagaaagagaaattgacttcgccattgatgtgttgccggacaccaagcctatttctattcctccttatcgaatggctccggcagaattgaaagagctaaaggcgcaattaaaggattttcttgaaaaggggtttattagacccagctcatcgccgtggggagcaccagttttgttcgtaagaaagaaagacggttgcctacgaatgtgcatcgattataggcaattaaacaaggtgacgataaagaacaaatatcctctcccaagaattgacaacttatttgatcagctgcagggtgccaagtggttttctaaggtatacttgaggtcgggctaccatcaagtgagggttagagaacaagatattcctaagacagccttcagaatgagatatggccattatgagtttcgggtgatgtcgtttgggttgactaatgcgccggtcgcgtttatgaatttgatgaataatgtgttcaggacactcttggacttgtttgtgatagtattcattgatgatattctggtgtattctcacacagcatcagaacatgccgatcatttgcgtatcgtacttggaattctttgagcacgagaactatatgcaaaattttcgaagtgcgagttttggctaaattccataacatttctgggccatgttatttcagatgatggcattcgagttgatactcaaaaaattgaagcggtaaagaattagccaaggcctacgacacctacagaagttcgtagttttctgggattggtaggttattacagaagattcgtagagggcttttcatctatttcatccccattgacaaaactaacccagaagtcagctaaatttcaatgggatAATGCTtgcgaacgcagtttccaagagttgaaggacagattaacttcagctccagtcttaacacatccagagggatcagatggctatgtggtgtattgtgacgcttccggcgttggattaggatgtgtattgatgcagcacggtagagttattgcttatgcctcgagacagctgcggaagcatgaaaagaactatccagcTCACGATCTTGAACTGGCTGCATTTGTTaatgcattgaagatatggagacattacttgtatgacGTACATGTTGACAcatatacagaccacaagagccttcaatacattttcaagcagaaggagttaaatctgcgacagaggcgatggttagaactgttgaaagattatgatgcgaatattttgtatcaccctggaaaagcaaatgtagtagccgatgcgcttagccgccgatcaatgggcagtttatatgAAGTTCCCTcggaaaggaaagaaatggttcatgatctttaccagctagctaatcttggagtgcgtgtggtAGATTCGggcagtgcagggattggtattaatgatcccacggtttcgtctctgaatgtggaggtgaaagagcgccagtatgaagatccgcgGTCGAGCcactacagagacacatttcatgaaaaagagagatctccatttaaaacttcgatggatgaggtccttagataccatggcaggctatgtgttccgaatgttgcagaattgcgccgacgaattctagaagaagcccattactctcggtattctattcacccaggtgcgatgaaaatgtaccacgatctcaaattgatatattggtgggatggcatgaagagagacatatcagaatttgtagcccaatgcccaaattgccagcaagtaaaaatcgaacatcaaaagccaggaggattattgcaagtaatggaaatccctacttggaagtgggagattatcaatatggatttcattgtggggttgccccgttcccgaggcaagtatgattctatatgggtaattgtggacagattaacaaaggcatctcattttcttccagtcaagaccacatacGTCGCAaaagattatgcgagattgtatctcaaggaaattatgcgacttcatggtgttccattgtCCA
Coding sequences within it:
- the LOC132603350 gene encoding DNA repair protein RAD51 homolog — encoded protein: MEQQHRNQKSMLQEQNEDLDDVHHGPFPVEQLQASGIAALDVKKLKDAGLCTVESVVYAPRKELLHIKGISEAKVDKIIEAASKLVPLGFTSASQLHAQRLEIIQITSGSKELDKILEGGIETGSITEIYGEFRCGKTQLCHTLCVTCQLPLDQGGGEGKAMYIDAEGTFRPQRLLQIADRFGLNGPDVLENVAYARAYNTDHQSRLLLEAASMMVETRFALMIVDSATALYRTDFSGRGELSARQMHLAKFLRSLQKLADEFGVAVVITNQVVAQVDGSAVFAGPQIKPIGGNIMAHASTTRLALRKGRAEERICKVVSSPCLAEAEARFQIAVEGVTDVKD